In Bufo gargarizans isolate SCDJY-AF-19 chromosome 6, ASM1485885v1, whole genome shotgun sequence, a single genomic region encodes these proteins:
- the LOC122941745 gene encoding LOW QUALITY PROTEIN: short transient receptor potential channel 4-associated protein (The sequence of the model RefSeq protein was modified relative to this genomic sequence to represent the inferred CDS: deleted 1 base in 1 codon) — protein MAAAGAAFPRLGPGNCRVENILHRVRRGQLTGCGLTRGSQITEELLKERDKQAKWNSIPLYLRKLYDGSHLNSDLSQCQPILKEVSPLLSAEAMAIVTEEKKSGAESPFPNTYTFDLFGGVDLLVEILMRPSLFPQKKKHKISDELIKDCLSILYNTCICTEGVTKRLAERNDFVLFLFTLMTNKKTFLQTATLIEDILGVKKEMIQLEDIPNLGSLVSSFDQQQLANFCRILSVTISELDTGNDDKYTLLAKDAQQKKTQSPSRAEINQATLLNIPGFIERLCKLAIRKVSESTGTTTFLQELEEWYTWLDNALVLDALMRVAHEETEQSGTESSDESGLANPSSRTQLPQSMKIMHEIMYKVEVLYVLCVLLMGRQRNQVHKMIAEFKLIPGLNNLFDKLIWRKHSASTLVFHGHNQNCDCSPDISLKIQFLRLLQSFSDHHENKYLLLNSQELNELSAISLKANIPEVEAVMNTDRSLVCDGKKGLLTRLLQVMKKEPPESSFRFWQARAVESFLRGVTSYADQMFLLKRGLLEHILYCIVDSECKSRDVLQSYFDLLGELMKFNIDAFKRFNKYVNSDEKFQIFLNQINSSLVDSNMLVRCIALSLDRFENQSDDIKVAQVLSECRLLSYMIQGSVRMSFLFRLVNIIHVQTLTQENVSCLNTSLVILMLARRKGRLPCYLQTIRDMECMEKYPGFILNNFHSLLRFWQQHYLNKDKDSTCLENSSCINFSYWKETVSVLLNPDRTSPCAIVSYIEEAYMDVDKEFLED, from the exons ATTACTGAGGAGCTGCTGAAAGAAAGGGACAAACAGGCCAAGTGGAACAGTATCCCTCTGTACCTGCGCAAGTTGTATGACGGCAGCCACCTCAACAGTGACCTCTCCCAGTGCCAGCCCATACTGAAG GAAGTGTCTCCTCTACTTTCTGCGGAAGCGATGGCAATTGTAACCGAAGAGAAGAAGTCTGGTGCGGAATCCCCCTTTCCAAACACCTACACGTTTGATTTGTTTGGCGGAGTAGAT CTTCTAGTGGAGATACTCATGCGACCGAGTCTCTTTCCTCAGAAGAAGAAACACAAAA TTAGCGACGAGCTGATAAAGGACTGCCTGAGCATCCTGTACAACACCTGCATATGT ACAGAAGGTGTCACCAAGCGTCTGGCAGAACGGAATGACTTTGTGCTTTTCCTGTTCACACTCATGACCAACAAGAAGACCTTCCTGCAAACAGCAACCCTCATAGAGGACATCTTGGGCGTTAAAAAG GAGATGATCCAGCTGGAAGATATTCCCAATCTTGGAAGTCTGGTGTCAAGCTTTGATCAGCAACAGCTAGCCAACTTCTGCAGGATACTCTCTGTCACCATATCCGAGCTGGATACAGGCAATGATGATAAGTACACCCTGCTCGCTAAAGACGCGCAACAGAAGAAGACCCAGAGTCCCTCCAGAGCAGAAATCAACCAAG CCACCCTCCTGAACATCCCAGGGTTTATTGAAAGATTATGCAAGCTTGCTATCCGTAAAGTCTCTGAATCTACAGGCACAACCACCTTCTTGCAGGAGCTGGAGGAGTGGTACACGTGGCTGGACAATGCCTTGGTATTAGATGCCTTGATGCGTGTGGCTCACGAGGAGACAGAGCAGAGTGGAACCG AATCCTCTGATGAGAGCGGCCTGGCCAATCCTTCTTCCAGGACGCAGCTGCCACAGTCCATGAAGATCATGCATGAAATCATGTACAAAGTAGAGGTTCTGTATGTGCTCTGTGTCCTGCTGATGGGGCGACAGAGGAATCAG GTCCATAAGATGATAGCGGAGTTTAAATTGATTCCCGGGCTTAATAATCTCTTTGACAAGTTGATATGGAGAAAACATTCTGCGTCCACACTCGTTTTCCATGGCCACAACCAGAACTGTGACTGTAGTCCT gATATATCGCTTAAGATTCAGTTTTTGAGATTGCTCCAGAGTTTCAGTGACCATCACGA GAACAAATATTTGCTTCTGAACAGCCAAGAATTAAATGAGCTGAGTGCCATATCCCTAAAAGCAAATATCCCCGAGGTGGAGGCTGTGATGAATACAGATAG GAGCCTAGTATGTgatgggaaaaagggcttattgacCAGACTGCTGCAGGTGATGAAGAAGGAGCCACCAGAGTCTTCCTTCAG GTTCTGGCAAGCCCGAGCTGTTGAAAGCTTCCTGCGTGGTGTGACGTCCTATGCCGACCAGATGTTTCTGTTAAAGAGAGGCCTGTTAGAG CACATCTTGTACTGCATTGTGGACAGTGAATGCAAATCTAGAGATGTCCTTCAGAGCTACTTTGACCTCCTTGGGGAGCTAATGAAATTCAACATAGATGCTTTCAAGAGATTTAACAAATACGTTAATAGTGATGAAAAG TTCCAGATTTTCCTGAACCAGATCAACAGCTCATTAGTGGACTCCAACATGCTAGTGAGATGCATTGCATTGTCTTTGGATCGGTTTGAAAACCAGTCAGATGATATCAAAG TGGCTCAAGTTCTTTCTGAATGTCGGTTATTGTCCTACATGATTCAGGGATCTGTGCGAATGTCCTTCCTCTTCCGGCTGGTTAACATAATTCATGTGCAGACACTGACACAG GAGAATGTCAGCTGTTTGAATACAAGCcttgttatcttaatgctggcccgAAGGAAAGGCCGACTACCATGCTACCTTCAGACAATCAGAGACATGGAGTGTATGGAGAAGTACCCGGGGTTCATCCTCAACAACTTTCATAGTCTCCTGCGATTCTGGCAACAGCATTACCTCAACAAGGATAAGGACAGCACTTGTTTAGAAAAT AGTTCTTGTATCAATTTCAGCTACTGGAAAGAGACTGTATCTGTACTGTTAAACCCAGACAGGACATCGCCATGTGCC ATAGTAAGCTACATAGAAGAGGCATATATGGATGTGGACAAAGAATTCCTGGAGGACTAA